From Apium graveolens cultivar Ventura chromosome 9, ASM990537v1, whole genome shotgun sequence, the proteins below share one genomic window:
- the LOC141685378 gene encoding uncharacterized protein LOC141685378 yields MEKRKNDTTSNLEENLEPYTWAKFKKALEDKYFPRTIRLQKERDFIRLQQGDRTVIQYEAEFAKLAKYASTLVADESSRARRLEEGLRSDIRNSVASFELQTYEVVLNKALVIERGLAESEKASGSWNKRRFTQTGGQSFQGGPLKKPYVYDNIGGQGDRERCTRCGKNHPNKVCRWNTGACFHCGEVGHKISNCPHNPPPQPRKEADNQMGK; encoded by the coding sequence ATGGAAAAGAGGAAGAACGATACAACATCGAATCTTGAAGAAAATCTTGAACCGTACACTTGGGCAAAGTTCAAGAAGGCTTTAGAGGACAAGTACTTTCCTAGAACAATTCGTCTGCAGAAAGAGAGGGACTTCATTCGCCTTCAACAAGGGGATAGAACCGTCATTCAATACGAAGCAGAATTTGCAAAGCTTGCGAAATACGCGTCGACCTTAGTAGCAGATGAGAGCAGTCGAGCACGAAGATTGGAAGAGGGACTTCGAAGCGACATCAGGAACTCTGTGGCGTCTTTTGAACTTCAGACATACGAGGTTGTCCTCAACAAGGCGTTAGTGATCGAAAGGGGCTTGGCAGAATCTGAAAAGGCGTCTGGCAGCTGGAATAAGAGGCGGTTCACTCAAACTGGTGGGCAATCTTTTCAAGGGGGACCACTCAAGAAGCCATACGTGTACGATAACATCGGAGGTCAAGGTGATCGTGAGAGGTGTACGAGGTGCGGCAAGAATCATCCGAACAAGGTCTGCCGTTGGAATACAGGTGCTTGTTTTCATTGCGGAGAAGTAGGACACAAGATTTCGAATTGCCCGCACAACCCGCCACCGCAACCAAGAAAGGAGGCAGATAACCAGATGGGCAAATGA